The Cryptomeria japonica chromosome 6, Sugi_1.0, whole genome shotgun sequence genomic interval AGGAATTATTAAATAATAACAAGCACATTGCATTCTCTTTTATGATAACTTATATATGTTAATGAAGCAACTCTGTGCTTCTGAAAATCTTATAATATTCATTTATAATTTTATCATCTTTATAGCCGTGAAACAATTTAGTTTTTAAACCAGGATTTCTATCCAGAGGACTATTTGAGTAACTACATACAGGGGAACTAGGACAGAAGGTGGCATAAACTAAAAAAGTGGAGGCAAAGATGCTAATCAGGTATTGCTAAAATTCCGGCTTTTGAAACTGAACTTTAGCCTTTTGAAACAAATGTAGGCATATGTGCCTATGTTAATCTAAATAAGAAAGATTTAAGATTAGATTCTTCCTTTCTGGCCTAAAGCTTTCTTCTGATCTTCAATTGTAGCCTgcaatattatcatctttctttatatttctcaaaatattTGAAGTTTTGAACCATGACACCTACAGCTTTGGTAGTGAATATTAACTTAAGAGTGCCCGTCTGCGTGCAATTTCAATTGTTTGTTGTTTCTTtcatttgtttttataatttttcgtCTGAATATGTTATGGAATTTAGAATCATTTCTACAACTTAGGAAGCTGGTTAAAAATTAGACACTCATTTCTACAACTTAGGAATCTGGTTAAAAATTAGACACTCATTTCTCTCAATTTCTAATTCCACACTTTACATAAAGGTAATTTTGTACCTGAAAATTTGAAATATCTTTAGGTGAGATGTCAGTTACCAGTTCAAATTGGTCTCGAATAGTACTGTACTACTAGCTTTTTCCATCCCAAGAAGCATTGGCTGCAAAATATCACCCATTCTGAGAAAGGTGCATGTCACAATTTGCTATTCATATTTTAGATGGCAGTTTTGAAATAAGCCAGTTGTCATGTGACTGATTTTTCACATGATCAGAATCCAATGTTTGGTCATACATTTTCAAGTTTTAACATGCAAGTTCACTCCACTAACTTGGATTATATGAGTGAATTATAACATCTGTCCATTGAGCTCTGCTTCAACATCAAACTCATACTACAAATTCTCAGAATAGTAAAGAGGTTATATAACCTTTTTGACATTGGATACCAAAGCTACAGGAAGCCTTATATGGGAAAAGGTTTCATAATCATGATGACGTTTTCACACCTAAAACTTTTTCGGAGTTTTTTTCACTTTCAATTAATAAGCAGAATGAAACGTAGTGTGCACCTTTAATGGATGCTATCAAATTGTTAGATCGCATAACGGATACAATTGTTTTATTAATGATATTGGTGGGCTACAGTTTCTTCTCTCTAAGCAATAAACTAACACCTACCAATGTAGTGCTTCCAAGTATTCTTCAAATGTGTATATGTATTCTTCTCTCATTCTTTACCTGGAAGGAAAATATTATGACGTTGTAAGATATAGTGATGCTTTGAGTTGAAGCAttttattagattatattttgaaggGTCTGAATAGTTTGAAGACATTGGTGTAAAGAGTTCCAAGTGTGATATTCCTTTTGAAGGCTTCGCATTTTATTGTGTCTATGGTTAGACAGACAGTATACAAAATTGAGATGTTTTGAAGTATTTAATAAGATTCGATGTTGTAAAATTCTTTCAAACTCAAATTTTACAAAACTGGTAATTGTTGAAATTATTATCTGCAGCATCATATTGAGACAAGTTGAAATCCTTTATAGCTGATAGCTATGAGGTAATttgtttatatttaatatttattggttGTTTATGCCAAAGTTTAAAACTTAGCAAATTAAAAATATTCTTATTCATTAACTCAGTAAAACTTTGTGAAGCAAGTAAATGGGTGTGTTACTTGACTGTGATATTTGCTTGCATGTTTGTGAGTGCTTGGCAAACTTTATGCTATGTTATTTCTAAAATGTGGTTGACTTAAGCTGTTGTCTTGAGTACTGTTGCACTTTATATGTTTCCTTTTATGCCCATTTCCTTTAAATGTTATGTTGGGCTGGAATGAAAGGACTGAAAAATGATGACAGGTTTACAGCCAATTTTAAGCCTTTTTTATTTGTTCACCTGATAAAGTGTCTTATTCTACTCCGAAACATGATAATCTACTTCTGCCATCTGATATACGGCTTGGTGGTGACATTGCAATATTATAATGGTCATTTACTTTTTTAACGAATTTGGACAAGCGAAGGTAATTCTAGGCTTAATGTAAAATTGTTTCTCATTTTGTGCAACAGATCGTGGATACTATTCTGTCGAGACTGTGTCATTGCTAGTTGCCTTGAAAGTGCGCTACAGAGATAGAATTACCATATTACGAGGGAATCACGAGAGCCGTCAAATCACCCAAGTGTAAGATATTAATGCCATAACTACTTGTCTCGTGATGTGCAAGGAACTTGAATGCTCGACTCCAATTTTGGATTGCAATTGTATCTACTTTAAGTAATTTTCAGGAACACATATCTTTTGTCAATATAATATAAGAAGCCAATATGTTTCCTCAAAAATTTAGAGTGTTGGTGTTAGGGTCATATAAGTTGCTCGCTCGCTTTTAATGCTAAGCAACTGCAATATTCAATAAGTGGGATTCTTTGCTATGCTGCTTCTTGTGTGTCTATGAAGGCCATGATTAGATTGGAAATGAGGAGTAAAGTGGGAATTGGAAATAAGTTCAGAAGACAGTCATGCTCATGCTTAAAGAAGACACGTACATTGTTTGGCATTTGAGGCTATATCTAAATTATGGGAGGCAAAATGTAAATATCTGAATGGGGAGATTAGAAAGGTGACCAAAATTTGTCAATCCATTTGTAAATTATCTTAATTTTTCGACTGTGCTTCAAGAATTAGTTTGTTTTCTTGCAATTCCAGGTATGGATTTTATGATGAATGTCTGAGaaaatatggaaatgcaaatgtgTGGAAGTATTTTACAGACCTCTTTGATTACTTGCCGCTGACGGCCCTTATTGAAAGCCAGGTAAAGAAAACGACATTACACAATATTTTGTTGGTAGCCTGTGCAGCACAACAAACTTGATCTTATTATAAGCAAATCTTCTTTTCTTTTGGTCATTGCAGATCTTCTGCTTGCATGGAGGTCTCTCCCCATCATTGGACACACTTGATAACATACGAGCTCTGGATCGCATACAGGAAGTGCGTCTATACACATAAGTATAATGTGCTGTGCTGCATAGATTTGAAAAGTAGATCACAACCATTACATTCAGTTCTGTGCATGTTAGTGTCTTAGTTCTGGTTCTATATAGTATTTCCGATTAGAATTTTCCATCCTGGTTTCTAAATAGTTTCTATTTGAAAGTATTTGGTTGCACTGGCTAGGCTGGAAGTTAAAAAGGCTGGTTGTGGGGAAAAAATTATACACAACCATTAGAAGTGCGTCTATACACATAAGTATAATGTGCTGTGCTGCATAGATTTGAAAAGTAGATCACAACCATTACATTCAGTTCTGTGCATGTTAGTGTCTTAGTTCTGGTTCTATATAGTATTTCCGATTATAATTTTCCATCCTGGTTTCTAAATAGTTTCTATTTGAAAGTATTTGGTTGCACTGGCTAGGCTGGAAGTTAAAAAAGGCTGGTTGTGGGGAAAAAATTATACATCACTTGGCAGTTGATATATCCTTTAGACAAGTGTAGGcaactttttttttaatcttgaaaGTAGAATGTAGTTATAAAACATTTTATAAAGCTTGCAttttaatgtatttcatgtgtgAAATCTGCTGCAAGGATCTTTTCTCAATATTTTATGATCTTTGCTGTTAGGTTTTGTGGAGGTCAATAAACCCAGAACTTTCTTGGATGGGTTTCAGGGTTTTGCCTACAATACAGTGAAAGCAAATATTTGGTTCTGCCTTTTTAGAGTTTGTTTTTTAGTCTAAATAAAAAGTAATGCCCACCTTTTTCACTTGGCACATTGGAGCATTTGTATTTGTCTGCATTTTTCATTTGATTTAGACAAGTAATTTATTCTTACTGTTGTATTATTTCAGGTACCACATGAGGGTCCGATGTGTGACCTTCTTTGGTCAGATCCAGATGATCGTTGTGGCTGGGGTATATCCCCAAGAGGTGCTGGATACACATTTGGTCAGGACATAGCTGCACAATTCAATCATACTAATGGTCTCAGTTTGGTTGCAAGGGCACACCAGTTAGTTATGGAGGGTTTCAATTGGTGTCAGGTGATTTCCATTTAGTTGATTGAGTATATAAATATAGTTAGTAGTTTCTGGGTTAGATTGTGTAAgattttttatcatcaacatttcgaatcacactcaGTGATTCAAACAACTTAGGTCCTATTATATAACTTGATTAAATTCTAGCTTATTAGAGACTATTCGTTAAAGACAGATTTTTGTCAGATAGTTGATTTTAAATAGTTATTTGGAAATCATGGTTCTTTGGTGGTTTATAAATATTTCTGGGTAGCTTGAGTGGTGATAGTAATCTACATTGTGGTTTATAATTTTCTGTTGAGGTGCAAATTTTAATAATATTCTTGTAATCCGTGTGCGTACAGATGTTTAACCTAAAGTAGATTGTTACTCTCTCTAATGCAGGATAAGAATGTGGTAACAGTATTTAGTGCTCCAAATTATTGCTATCGCTGTGGAAATATGGCTGCAATCATGGAGATCAGTGAGACGATGGAACGGAATTTTCTTCAGTTTGACCCTGCTCCCCGTCAAAGTGAACCTGATGCCACTCGCAAGACTCCAGATTATTTCTTGTAGTATTGTTTACTGGGAATATTGTAGTTTTGTATGCTTCTGTAAAGtttagaaaatcaaattttgagaaattatGGGCATTCTTTTGTTAGGGCTGTTGCTTAATTTGTTCTGCCAAAAACAGTTGAAGATTTCTCCCCTTTACACATGAACACAGATGCAGAGAAGGAGAATAAG includes:
- the LOC131067971 gene encoding serine/threonine-protein phosphatase PP2A-2 catalytic subunit isoform X2, whose amino-acid sequence is MPSHADLDRQIEQLLDCKPLLEVDVKNLCDQARAILVEEWNVQPVKCPVTVCGDIHGQFHDLVELFRIGGKAPDTNYLFMGDYVDRGYYSVETVSLLVALKVRYRDRITILRGNHESRQITQVYGFYDECLRKYGNANVWKYFTDLFDYLPLTALIESQIFCLHGGLSPSLDTLDNIRALDRIQEVRLYT
- the LOC131067971 gene encoding serine/threonine-protein phosphatase PP2A-2 catalytic subunit isoform X1, whose amino-acid sequence is MPSHADLDRQIEQLLDCKPLLEVDVKNLCDQARAILVEEWNVQPVKCPVTVCGDIHGQFHDLVELFRIGGKAPDTNYLFMGDYVDRGYYSVETVSLLVALKVRYRDRITILRGNHESRQITQVYGFYDECLRKYGNANVWKYFTDLFDYLPLTALIESQIFCLHGGLSPSLDTLDNIRALDRIQEVPHEGPMCDLLWSDPDDRCGWGISPRGAGYTFGQDIAAQFNHTNGLSLVARAHQLVMEGFNWCQDKNVVTVFSAPNYCYRCGNMAAIMEISETMERNFLQFDPAPRQSEPDATRKTPDYFL